The proteins below are encoded in one region of Haladaptatus sp. R4:
- a CDS encoding UPF0175 family protein, producing MAAHNQRATSDDDELATVIGLYALEELTLGQAADRLDISRMEMRTILSDSGVSLRLGPKSKDEILSDIDALSDE from the coding sequence ATGGCGGCCCACAACCAGCGTGCCACGAGCGATGATGACGAACTCGCAACCGTCATCGGACTCTATGCCCTCGAAGAGTTGACCCTCGGACAGGCGGCGGACCGTCTCGATATCTCTCGAATGGAGATGCGAACCATTCTCAGCGACTCCGGTGTCTCTCTGCGGTTAGGACCGAAATCGAAAGACGAAATTCTGAGCGATATCGACGCGCTTTCTGACGAATAG